The Streptosporangiales bacterium sequence GGGAGCAACTCCGCGTGATCGTCCTCCAGGACACCAAGCGCCGAACCCGCAAGCCGCCCCCCTCTTCCAAATGATCATGTTGAGTGCGTCATTTCGGTGATCACGCCGTGAATCGGGGGTTTCCTTCTGCTGCAGGCGGCGGGAACCCCCTAATCGCGAGGGGCACGGGTGCGTCACCCCACGGTCGAGCCTTGACGACGCGGCGCCCGCGGGTGTTGCATGCCTGCATTGGTCTGTTGTGTGGACCATAGACCGTTCACCGGACTCGCAGCACACCGAGGGGAGCGCTCATGTGCGGGATCGTCGGCCTCCATCTCAAGGACCCGGACGGGAACCAACCCCTCGGCGCGCACCTCGCGACGATGCTCGACTGCATGACCACCCGCGGGCCCGACTCCGCCGGCATCGTCCTGTACGACGACCCGCTCACCGACGGACGGCAGCGCTACTCCGTCCGATTGCCCGACCATGCGGAGGCGGCCGACGTCGCCGAGCGGGCGTCCAAGGCCCTGGGCTCCGTGGTGGCCATCGACCGGCTGCGTCCCGACGGTGTGCGGCTCGTCGCCGCCGGCGCTCCGGAGGCGGTCAGCGAGGCGATCCTCGCCGCCGAGCCCGACGCCGTCGTCGTGGGGTTCGGCACCGCCGTCGAGATGTTCAAGGACGTCGGCTCGCCGCGGTCGATCTGCGACCGGTACGAGATCGACGGGCGCCGGGCGTACCAGGGACTCGGGCACACCCGGATGGCGACCGAGTCCGCGGTGACCACCGACCACTCCCACCCGTTCGCACCGGCCTCCGACCTCGCCCTCGTGCACAACGGCACCTTCTCCAACTACGCGACGGTGCGGCGCAGGCTCGAACGCCACGGCGTCACGTTCGTCACCGACAACGACTCCGAGGTCTGCGCCCGCTACATCGCCTGGCGGATGAGCGACGGCTCCAGGCTCGAGGACGCGTTGCGCATGGTGCTCAAGGAGCTCGACGGCTTCTACACGCTGCTGGTGGCGACGGCGGACGAGTTCGCCGTGGTGCGCGACTCGTTCGCCTGCAAGCCCGCCGTGCTCGCCGAGACCGACGACTACGTCGCGTTCGGCTCGGAGTTCCACGCGCTCGCCTCGCTGCCGGGCATCACCGACGCCACGGTCTTCGAGCCGATGCCGGAGGAGATCCACGTATGGCGGCGCCCATGACACAGGTAGCGCAGGAGACGATCCTCGACTGCCGGGAGCTGACCGTCAGGGAGATCAACCGCGCGCTGGCAGAGCTGCCGGACGGCACGGTCGCGCGCGTCGTCGAGCCGTGGGGCAGGCACAACCTCGCGGTCGGGCTCACCAACAGGATCGACGTGTGGATCGAGGGTGACTCCGGCTACTTCATCGGCGGGTTGAGCGACGGTCCCGACGTCACGGTCGACGGCTTCGTCGGCTGGTCGGTGGCGGAGAACCTGATGAGCGGCAAGGTGCGCGTGCGCGGCAACGCCTCGGAGTGCGCGGGCGCGTCGAGCCACGGCGGGCTCATCGTCATCGAGGGCGACGCCTCGTCGCGTGCGGGCATCTCGCTGAAGGGCGGCACGCTCGTCGTCGGCGGCGACGTCGGGCACATGAGCGGGTTCATGGCGCAGGCGGGCACGATCCTGCTCGGCGGCGACGCGGGACATGCGCTCGGCGACTCGTTGTACGAGACCGTCGTCTACGTCGGCGGCAGGATCGCCTCGCTCGGCTCCGATGCGCGGGTCGAGGACCTCACCGCGGACGACGTTGCGCGGGTCGAGGAGCTCGTCAAGGCCGCGGGGTTCGACCACATCGACCCGCAGAACGTCACCCGGGTCGCCTCGGCGAAGGAGCTGTACAACTTCGACGCGCTGAAGGGGCAGAAGTATTGAGCATCGATGACGGCGCGCACACGGACGTCCGGACGAGCCACACCTTCCCGCCGGACGTCCTGCGCGATATCCAGCTGATGGCGAGGGACGGCCGGTACGAGATCCGCGGCTGGGGCGCCAAGCGCGCGATGCCGAGCTTCGACGACCTCGTCTTCCTCACCGCGTCGGCCTCGCGCTATCCGCTCGAGGGTTACCGCGAGCGCTGCGACACCGCGACGGTGCTCGGCAGCCGTCACGCGAGCAGGCCGCTCGAGCTCGCGATCCCCATCACGATCGCCGGCATGAGCTTCGGTGCGCTCTCGGCCAACGCCAAGGAGGCGCTCGGTCGGGCGGCGACGGAGGTCGGCACGTCGACCACCACGGGCGACGGCGGCATGACGGCCGAGGAACGCGAGGCGTCCCGCACGCTCGTGTACCAGTGCCTGCCGTCGCGGTACGGCTTCAACCCGACCGACCTGCGTGCCGCCGACGCGATCGAGGTCGTCATCGGCCAGGGGGCGAAGCCCGGCGGTGGCGGCATGCTGCTCGGGCAGAAGGTGAGCGAACGCGTCGCCCATATGCGCACGCTGCCCGCGGGCATCGACCAGCGGTCGGCGAGCCGGCACCCCGACTGGACCGGCCGGACGACCTGCGCATCAAGCTCGAGGAGCTGCGCGAGGCGACGTCCTGGGAGAAGCCGGTCTACGTCAAGATCGGCGCGACGCGCGTCGCCAACGACGTGAAGCTCGCGGTCGCGGCAGGCGCCGACGTCGTGGTCGTCGACGGCATGCAGGGCGGCACGGGCGCGACGCAGGAGGCGTTCATCGAGCACGCGGGCATCCCGACGCTGCCGGCGGTACGGCTGGCAGCGGAGGCGCTCCGCGAGATCGGCATGGAGGAAGAGGTCCAGCTGATCGTGTCCGGCGGCATCCGCACCGGCGCCGACGTCGCGAAGGCGCTCGCGCTCGGGGCGACCGCCGTGTCGGTCGGCGTCGCGCCCCTCGTCGCGCTCGGCTGCAACAGCCGCACGTACGTCAAGGACGGCGTGGAGCACGACGCCACCGCCGACTACGCCGCCATCGGCGCCACGCCGGGACACTGCGACCGCATGCACACGGGCCGGTGCCCGGTCGGCATCACGACGCAGGACCCCGAGCTCGCGTCGCGGCTCGACCCCGAGGACGGTGCCAGGCGCGTGACGAACTACCTGAAGGCGTTGACGATGGAGGTCACCACGCTCGCCCGCGCGTGCGGCAAGTCGAGCGTGCACAACCTCGAGCCGGAGGACCTCGTGGCGCTGACGGTCGAGGCCGCCGCGATGGCGCAGGTGCCGCTGGCCGGCACCAACTGGATTCCCGGTCACCCCAAGGGTGGCTGGTAGGCGTGGGGGACCGCCGACGGGCAGGTAAGGACGGACGAAGCGGAGCGAGGCGAGCACATGGGTGACAGCACTGAGCAGATGCTCAGGCGCGCGGAGGAGGACGGCATCGAGTTCTTCCTCGCGATGTTCGTCGACATGCACGGCAAGCCCTGCGCGAAGGCGGTGCCGGCGAGCGCGGTCGACATGCTGCTGAACGACGGCGCCGGGTTCGCCGGGTTCGCGGTCGGCGACATCGGCCAGGCGCCGAACGACCCCGACCTCGCCGCGATGCCCGACCCGTCCTCGTACACTCGCCTGCCGTGGAAGCCCGAGATCGCCGTCCTCCACTGCGATCCCTACGTCGATGGCGAGCCGTGGCCGTACGCGCCGCGGGTGATCCTGCGACGCCAGCTCGACCGGCTGCGCGAGGAGCGGGGCTGGGTGCTGAAGACCGGCGTCGAGGCGGAGTACATCCTCGTCCGGCGAACGGCGAACGGCGGCATCGAGATCGCTGACGAGCTCGACACGTCGGAGAAGCCCTGCTACGAGGCCAAGGGTCTGTCCCGGATGTGGGGCCACCTGTCCACGGTCTCGAAGTACATGAACGAGATGGGCTGGGCGAACTACGCCAACGACCACGAGGACGCCGCGGGTCAGTTCGAGCAGAACTTCGCGTACGCCGACGCGCTGACGACGGCCGACCGGGCGATCTTCCTGCGCTACATGGTGCACGTGCTGGCGCACGAGGCGGGCATGGCGGCGACGTTCATGCCGAAGCCGTTCTCGAACTACACGGGCAACGGCCTGCACACGCACCTGAGCATCTGGGACACCTCGGACAAGCCGCTCTTCGAGACCGACGAGGACCCGCGCGGGCTCGGCCTCAGCCCGCTCGCGTACCAGTTCATGGGCGGGCTCATCGAGCACGGCCGGGCGATGGCCGGGGTGATCTGCCCGACGGTCAACTCCTACAAGCGCATCGGCGTGGGCGCGCCCGACTCGGGATCGACGTGGGCGCCCGCGTACAACACCTACGGCGGCAACAACCGCACCGTGATGCTGCGGGTGCCCGAGGGCGGCCGGGTGGAGCACCGCGGCGTCGACGGTTCGGCGAACCCGTACCTCGCGTTCACCGGTCTGCTCGCGGCCGGGCTCGACGGCGTCGACAAGAACCTCGACCCCGGCGAGCCGGTGCGGGACGACCTGTTCGCGCTTCGGCCGGACGAGGTCGCGGACCGCGGCATCGAGCGGCTGCCGGGCACGCTCGCCGACGCGGTGACCGAGTTCACCGGCGACAAGGTGCTGCGCGCGGCGTTCGGCGAGGTGCGTTCCGGCGACTACGTCGACTACTACGCCGACGTGAAGCGGCGGGAGTTCCTGGAGTACCACGCCGACGTCAGCGCCTGGGAGGTCAAGAAGTACCTCACGTTGTTCTGAGCTCACTCGCGGGGGCAGGAAGGAGAGACGACGATGTCTGTCTCGGACCCGGAGGCTCGGGAGCGCACGGAGGCGGATCCACGCGTCGAGTCGATGCTGCGACGCGACCTCGCGTGTGCGGTCATCTTCACCTGCGCCATGTGGCTGGTGCTGGTGTTCGTGTACGTCAACGTCGTCACGGTCGCGCCGACCGTGGCGCTCCGTGTCGTGCTCGGTGTCTCCATGATCACGCTCGGCGCGTTCAACACTGCGTCCATCATCGCGCTCGTCAGGCGGTACCGGCACGAGCGCGACGCCATCTACGGTGAGGACCTGCGCAACCTCGACCTCGCCCGTGCCGCGAGAAAGCAGGTGGGCGCATGACCGCTCCTCGAGTCCGTCAGTCAGGACGCAGTCAGTTCGCCGACGCGCTCGTGATCCTCGTGCTGCTGTTCGTCACCATGTTCGTCACCACGTGGATCGTCGAGAGCACCGCGGACGACGGCGGCGCGGGCGTGACCAACGGCAAGAGCATCGAGCAACTGCCGATCTCGCCGGCCGAGCGCGAGCAGTACCAGAGCATGGTCGACGAGGGCATGGTCGACGAGGAGACCGCCGGCCAGCAGGTCGCCGACAACGCGCCCGCGTCGGACAAGTACCCGATCAATCCATGGGTGCTGCTCGGCACCGCGCTGCTTCTCGTCGGATATCTCGGGTTCGTCTACCGCATGTCGTTCAAGGAGTATCGCGACGTGATCGAAGAGAAGTTCGGCCGGAAGGACGTGCAGTCGTGAGCGTCAACCTGCTGCTCGAGCTTGGCGCCTGGGCACTGAGCGCGGTCATCGCCGCCTGGCTCGTCGTGGACGTCATTCGTACCGGCCGCAAGTACGACGAGGAGTTCCTCACCAGCACCATCGAGGACCTCGGCGAGGCGCCTCCGAGCGAGGGGGTGGCACGGTGAGCGAAGCCGTTCCCGTCACGACACAGACGCAGGACCACCTGACCCTGCGCAAGGTTCTCTCGCCGATCCACATCTGGGGGCTCGGGGTCGGCATCGTGCTCGTCGGCGAGTTCATGGGCTGGAACTTCTCGGTCGAGAAGGGCGGCATGTACGGCGGTCTCGTGGCCGCCTGGGTCGTCGGCCTGCTCTACACCTCGCTGGTGATGATCAACTCCGAGGTCACCTCGGCCATCCCCGCCGCGGGCGGGCAGTACGCGCAGGCGAAGCACACCATCGGCCCGCTGATGGCGTTCAACGTGGGCCTCTACCTCACGCTCGCGTACACGATGCTGGAGGCGGCGA is a genomic window containing:
- the glnT gene encoding type III glutamate--ammonia ligase, with product MGDSTEQMLRRAEEDGIEFFLAMFVDMHGKPCAKAVPASAVDMLLNDGAGFAGFAVGDIGQAPNDPDLAAMPDPSSYTRLPWKPEIAVLHCDPYVDGEPWPYAPRVILRRQLDRLREERGWVLKTGVEAEYILVRRTANGGIEIADELDTSEKPCYEAKGLSRMWGHLSTVSKYMNEMGWANYANDHEDAAGQFEQNFAYADALTTADRAIFLRYMVHVLAHEAGMAATFMPKPFSNYTGNGLHTHLSIWDTSDKPLFETDEDPRGLGLSPLAYQFMGGLIEHGRAMAGVICPTVNSYKRIGVGAPDSGSTWAPAYNTYGGNNRTVMLRVPEGGRVEHRGVDGSANPYLAFTGLLAAGLDGVDKNLDPGEPVRDDLFALRPDEVADRGIERLPGTLADAVTEFTGDKVLRAAFGEVRSGDYVDYYADVKRREFLEYHADVSAWEVKKYLTLF
- a CDS encoding glutamate synthase, yielding MTQVAQETILDCRELTVREINRALAELPDGTVARVVEPWGRHNLAVGLTNRIDVWIEGDSGYFIGGLSDGPDVTVDGFVGWSVAENLMSGKVRVRGNASECAGASSHGGLIVIEGDASSRAGISLKGGTLVVGGDVGHMSGFMAQAGTILLGGDAGHALGDSLYETVVYVGGRIASLGSDARVEDLTADDVARVEELVKAAGFDHIDPQNVTRVASAKELYNFDALKGQKY
- a CDS encoding glutamine amidotransferase, whose translation is MCGIVGLHLKDPDGNQPLGAHLATMLDCMTTRGPDSAGIVLYDDPLTDGRQRYSVRLPDHAEAADVAERASKALGSVVAIDRLRPDGVRLVAAGAPEAVSEAILAAEPDAVVVGFGTAVEMFKDVGSPRSICDRYEIDGRRAYQGLGHTRMATESAVTTDHSHPFAPASDLALVHNGTFSNYATVRRRLERHGVTFVTDNDSEVCARYIAWRMSDGSRLEDALRMVLKELDGFYTLLVATADEFAVVRDSFACKPAVLAETDDYVAFGSEFHALASLPGITDATVFEPMPEEIHVWRRP